Proteins encoded within one genomic window of Enterococcus haemoperoxidus ATCC BAA-382:
- a CDS encoding ABC transporter permease, with amino-acid sequence MMHLLKSDIYRIIKSSLCFYSMAGLILLGVFFGFLGASSTDTAEELIQSGLSNGSMLIPVFLTNVFMVAWGHEFNYRVVNNSLIAGMSRKTFFFSKTVLTFLLTILFVTVYAASLISVAFILKGSFPLTVALKPVLVQLPLYLAASCVGILLFNVLQASYTSVAAFIAIAFIGDTILSNIISNYLEKFDFLLDTLFFSNLRNITDLAVITNDQLQTALISSVIYGVIALLISFNVFRNREFK; translated from the coding sequence ATGATGCATTTACTAAAATCAGATATTTACAGAATTATCAAAAGTTCACTATGCTTTTACTCCATGGCAGGCTTGATTCTTTTAGGAGTATTCTTCGGATTTTTAGGCGCCTCAAGCACAGATACTGCTGAGGAGTTAATACAATCAGGGCTGTCAAATGGTTCTATGCTGATACCAGTATTTTTGACCAATGTTTTCATGGTTGCTTGGGGACATGAATTTAATTACCGAGTAGTCAACAATTCTTTAATTGCAGGAATGAGTAGAAAAACATTCTTTTTTAGTAAAACAGTCTTAACTTTTCTGCTAACTATTTTGTTTGTGACTGTTTACGCAGCAAGCTTAATCAGTGTAGCATTTATTTTAAAAGGAAGCTTTCCTTTGACTGTAGCTCTTAAGCCTGTACTTGTTCAGCTACCTTTGTATTTAGCAGCGAGTTGTGTGGGAATTTTATTATTCAATGTGTTACAAGCTTCGTATACTTCTGTTGCAGCATTTATTGCCATTGCATTTATTGGAGATACTATTTTATCTAATATCATTTCAAATTATCTTGAAAAGTTCGACTTTCTGTTGGATACATTGTTCTTTTCAAATTTACGCAACATTACAGATTTAGCAGTGATAACTAACGACCAGCTGCAGACAGCGTTAATCAGTAGTGTCATTTATGGAGTCATTGCATTACTTATTAGTTTTAACGTATTTCGTAATAGAGAATTTAAATAA
- a CDS encoding gluconokinase has product MEKIAIGVDIGTTQTKAVAFREDGVVQASAYIRYPLIQEVEGMAEQDVDQIFQAVVTCIEQVVTKVRPLDISVISFSTAMHGLIVMDKNNQPVTRVITWADNRAEKYAEELRDTALGKTIYQNTGLPMHPMTPFHKIRWLKEEFPDIYEQADKFIGMKEYIFYQLFDRYIIDISTASGTGFLNIYDLTWDQLALEEMGISVEQLPFLVPPTYQVSDLKDKWVEHLGLPAETIFVLGGADGPLSNLGLGAVTKGTATLTVGTSGALRYIVDQPQVHPQAETFCCVLDETHWVIGGATSNGAGIFDWACENLLTEVQSEARSAEKNPYNAVMNLVKETPVGAKGLLFQPYLLGERAPLWNAEATGSFVGLKRNHDSKLMMRAVVEGICLNLKRILTELEDLGGAVKEIRATGGFADSEVFKKVMADVLGQRLSLTESVEASALGAVLLGWQSIGKIADLNTASEQVEIYKTIEPDFKNNQIYQQVYPLFITTQQQLSASYHQLAKLRADLE; this is encoded by the coding sequence ATGGAAAAAATAGCAATTGGTGTAGATATTGGAACGACGCAAACAAAGGCTGTTGCTTTTAGGGAAGATGGAGTAGTTCAAGCATCTGCTTATATTCGTTATCCACTTATTCAAGAAGTAGAAGGAATGGCAGAACAAGATGTAGATCAGATTTTCCAAGCAGTGGTGACATGTATCGAACAAGTAGTGACTAAAGTGCGACCCTTAGACATTTCGGTGATATCTTTTTCTACTGCGATGCATGGGTTGATTGTCATGGATAAAAATAATCAGCCTGTGACAAGAGTCATTACGTGGGCTGATAATCGTGCGGAAAAATATGCAGAAGAACTAAGAGATACTGCTCTTGGAAAAACTATTTATCAAAATACAGGATTGCCAATGCATCCGATGACGCCGTTTCATAAAATTCGTTGGCTAAAAGAAGAATTTCCTGATATTTATGAGCAAGCAGACAAGTTTATTGGAATGAAAGAGTATATTTTTTACCAGTTATTTGATCGATATATTATAGATATCAGTACTGCTTCGGGGACGGGATTTTTGAATATCTATGACTTGACTTGGGATCAGCTTGCTTTGGAAGAGATGGGTATTTCTGTGGAGCAGTTGCCGTTTCTAGTACCCCCTACTTATCAAGTATCTGATTTAAAAGATAAGTGGGTAGAGCATCTGGGTTTGCCGGCTGAAACGATTTTTGTGTTAGGAGGAGCGGATGGTCCATTATCTAATTTAGGTTTAGGCGCTGTGACAAAAGGAACGGCTACACTGACTGTTGGTACGAGTGGTGCTTTAAGGTATATCGTGGATCAACCTCAAGTCCATCCGCAAGCGGAGACTTTTTGCTGCGTGCTAGATGAGACGCATTGGGTGATTGGAGGAGCAACGAGTAATGGTGCTGGGATTTTTGATTGGGCTTGTGAAAACTTATTGACGGAAGTTCAGAGTGAAGCTCGTTCGGCTGAAAAAAATCCATATAATGCTGTGATGAATCTTGTAAAAGAAACGCCTGTTGGTGCTAAAGGATTATTGTTTCAGCCGTATTTGTTAGGAGAGCGCGCACCTTTATGGAATGCAGAAGCAACTGGCAGTTTTGTTGGATTGAAGCGAAACCACGATAGTAAGTTGATGATGCGTGCAGTTGTTGAGGGGATTTGTTTGAACCTGAAGCGGATTTTGACCGAATTGGAAGACTTGGGCGGAGCAGTGAAAGAAATTCGCGCTACAGGTGGTTTTGCTGATTCAGAAGTCTTTAAAAAGGTGATGGCAGATGTTTTAGGTCAGCGCCTTTCATTAACAGAAAGTGTTGAAGCTTCGGCGTTAGGTGCTGTTTTATTAGGCTGGCAAAGTATAGGGAAAATTGCAGATTTAAATACAGCTAGTGAACAAGTAGAAATTTATAAAACAATCGAGCCAGATTTTAAAAATAATCAAATTTACCAACAGGTTTATCCTTTGTTTATAACAACGCAACAGCAATTATCTGCCAGTTATCATCAGTTAGCTAAACTAAGAGCAGATTTAGAATAA
- a CDS encoding thioredoxin family protein — protein MRKKILGILIILAMFAAGSFCFSQLSFSKGKEAFISVNEQEVVKAIKDKQDMIVYYGQDSCGACRVFQPTLTEAIKTTKKKVYFLDGDNFSTKKFSEKYNITGTPTMIIIKKGEVLRFEGVMELAETIETLESI, from the coding sequence ATGAGAAAAAAAATATTGGGCATATTAATCATACTAGCAATGTTTGCAGCAGGAAGTTTCTGTTTTTCTCAACTTTCTTTTTCAAAAGGGAAAGAAGCGTTCATAAGTGTCAACGAGCAGGAGGTTGTGAAAGCAATCAAAGACAAACAGGATATGATTGTTTATTATGGGCAAGACTCGTGTGGTGCTTGCCGAGTATTTCAACCTACATTAACAGAAGCGATTAAAACAACGAAGAAGAAAGTTTACTTTTTAGATGGGGATAACTTTTCAACAAAAAAATTTAGTGAAAAGTATAATATCACCGGAACACCTACAATGATCATTATTAAAAAAGGAGAGGTATTGCGTTTTGAGGGGGTGATGGAACTAGCAGAAACAATCGAAACCTTAGAATCGATTTAA
- a CDS encoding Dps family protein, with the protein MKFEQTKEVLNQLVADLSQFSVVIHQTHWYMRGPEFLTLHPKMDEYMDQINDQLDVISERLITLDGAPYSTLQEFADHTGISDEIGTYERTIPERMEKLVEGYRYLADLYQKGIEVSGEEGDDSTQDIFIANKTDIEKNIWMLQAKLGKAPGIDADSRAKTR; encoded by the coding sequence ATGAAATTTGAACAAACTAAAGAAGTATTGAACCAACTAGTTGCAGATCTAAGCCAGTTTTCAGTGGTAATCCACCAAACTCACTGGTATATGCGTGGCCCAGAATTCTTGACATTACACCCTAAAATGGACGAATACATGGACCAAATCAATGATCAATTAGATGTTATTTCTGAACGCTTGATCACATTAGATGGCGCTCCATACTCAACATTACAAGAATTTGCTGATCATACTGGTATTTCAGATGAAATCGGCACATATGAACGTACAATTCCTGAGCGTATGGAAAAATTAGTTGAAGGCTACCGTTATTTAGCTGACTTATACCAAAAAGGAATTGAAGTGTCTGGTGAAGAAGGCGACGATTCTACACAAGATATTTTTATTGCAAACAAAACAGATATCGAGAAAAATATTTGGATGTTGCAAGCAAAATTAGGTAAAGCACCTGGTATTGATGCAGATTCACGTGCAAAAACTCGTTAA
- a CDS encoding ATP-binding cassette domain-containing protein encodes MYAHTMQNMVNDCGLATIQTLFKQLKIKNVAMEVEQQVDTIEQGLSLLEIQQILENNGVISEAYQVTNIRELLTQQFPLICVIHRDGLPHYIVVHAIKNNAITFSDPAEPKILIEDIEDFTERFMGYAICVEEIKTIDREKSNGVKELYKEIIGNVKVKDRCELFILTVLKYILPLSVTFFMQYIMIFQMENMTLPYFFASVVFFLTLMGGYYYVNQKDIQLKTALENQFQQKVLFDYYQQKTNNFVEKRNMDNIMGHFWNLLLSVTGILHKLYLKFDSVFIVFLYGILFNINGFLAVMMMFWSVVYMVLVMREAEKIQNFEKALVTSSNSLSSTIEEQVSHSLDIRLFTKDGVAEEKVLDKMSDYFDKKLISYELSARIDSLFELISSCMMLSTFGLFIYSYIFGEDQSMSELILSVFIISIVISKLKPIVQTWLKVQKSEMAVSYIQNNIERSEVDQETKQLGVSKDIEKIELKNISFSYNEDTSVLSNLNLRFRKGHVTGISGGNGSGKTTLTKILLGILEPDSGEVSLDDHSFTSLSHTNIAKYTNAYFPEMSVFKNSIGNNIQFNLNEKMAHSNKMIESYKKRLNFDLPDNHVVFSQGGNLSQGQIQKILLLRALEVEKSIYIFDEPTTNLDKESAKEFLQIIKELSKNKIVILITHDQQLLNQCDEIILLEEGGAA; translated from the coding sequence ATGTACGCACATACTATGCAAAATATGGTCAATGATTGTGGTCTTGCTACAATTCAAACGCTATTCAAGCAGCTAAAAATAAAAAATGTTGCGATGGAAGTAGAACAACAAGTAGATACTATTGAACAAGGGTTATCTTTATTAGAAATCCAACAGATATTAGAAAACAATGGTGTGATCAGCGAGGCTTATCAGGTAACAAATATTCGAGAATTATTAACACAACAATTTCCGTTGATTTGTGTTATACATCGAGATGGCTTGCCTCATTATATTGTTGTTCATGCAATCAAAAATAATGCAATCACATTTTCTGATCCAGCAGAGCCCAAAATTTTGATAGAAGATATTGAAGATTTTACGGAACGATTTATGGGCTATGCGATTTGCGTTGAGGAAATAAAAACTATAGATCGGGAAAAAAGTAATGGAGTCAAAGAGCTGTACAAAGAAATTATTGGCAATGTCAAAGTGAAAGATCGATGTGAATTGTTTATCCTGACTGTTTTAAAATATATTTTACCGCTTAGTGTGACATTTTTTATGCAATATATTATGATTTTTCAAATGGAAAACATGACGTTACCTTACTTTTTCGCATCGGTTGTCTTTTTCCTGACATTAATGGGCGGATACTACTATGTGAACCAAAAAGATATCCAGTTGAAAACAGCGCTGGAAAATCAATTTCAACAGAAAGTATTGTTTGATTATTACCAGCAAAAAACCAATAATTTTGTCGAAAAGAGAAATATGGATAATATCATGGGGCACTTCTGGAATTTGCTTTTATCGGTGACAGGAATTCTTCATAAACTATATTTGAAATTTGATAGTGTATTCATCGTTTTCTTATATGGGATTTTGTTCAATATTAATGGATTCTTAGCAGTGATGATGATGTTTTGGTCAGTTGTTTACATGGTTCTAGTGATGAGAGAAGCAGAGAAAATCCAGAATTTTGAAAAAGCTTTAGTGACGAGTTCAAATAGTTTATCATCCACAATTGAAGAGCAAGTTAGTCACTCTTTAGATATCCGTTTATTTACGAAAGATGGAGTCGCAGAAGAGAAAGTATTGGATAAAATGTCTGATTATTTCGATAAGAAATTGATCAGCTATGAATTGTCGGCTAGGATAGATTCTTTATTTGAATTGATTAGTTCGTGTATGATGCTTAGTACATTCGGTTTATTTATCTATTCCTATATTTTTGGTGAAGATCAATCGATGTCAGAATTAATTCTCAGTGTATTTATTATTTCCATTGTGATATCGAAATTAAAGCCAATTGTGCAAACGTGGTTAAAAGTTCAGAAAAGTGAAATGGCTGTATCCTATATTCAAAATAATATTGAGCGTAGTGAAGTTGATCAAGAAACGAAACAGCTTGGGGTATCTAAAGATATTGAGAAAATTGAGTTGAAGAATATCTCATTTTCATATAACGAAGACACTTCGGTTTTGTCTAATTTAAATTTGCGTTTCCGCAAGGGACATGTGACAGGAATATCAGGAGGAAATGGTTCAGGAAAAACAACGTTAACGAAGATATTATTAGGAATTTTAGAACCGGACAGCGGTGAAGTAAGCTTAGATGATCATAGCTTTACTTCGCTATCACATACAAACATTGCCAAGTACACTAACGCTTATTTTCCCGAAATGTCTGTATTCAAAAACTCAATCGGAAATAATATTCAATTTAATTTGAATGAAAAAATGGCTCATTCTAATAAAATGATTGAAAGTTATAAAAAACGTCTTAACTTTGATTTGCCAGACAATCATGTTGTTTTTTCTCAAGGCGGAAATCTATCTCAGGGGCAAATTCAAAAGATACTACTACTTCGAGCTTTAGAAGTAGAAAAATCAATTTATATCTTTGATGAACCTACTACAAATTTGGATAAAGAATCGGCGAAAGAGTTTCTTCAAATCATCAAAGAATTGTCAAAAAATAAGATAGTTATTTTAATTACACACGATCAACAGTTGTTAAATCAATGTGATGAAATTATTTTATTAGAAGAGGGAGGTGCGGCATGA
- the argH gene encoding argininosuccinate lyase, producing the protein MEKLWGGRFEGKSEAWIDAFGASIPFDQKLAKQDIIGSLAHVKMLAKTGILTADEAEQISSGLTTIQEKLFASELTFSIENEDIHLNIEKLLHDEIGPVAGKLHTGRSRNDQVATDMHLYLKEIVQEVISKIHLFRQVLVHKAEDNIETIMPGYTHLQHAQPISFAHHMMAYYGMLTRDQERFSESLKRIDISPLGCAALAGTTFPIDRAYSAELLGFSSIYENSLDGVSDRDFILEFLSNSSILMMHLSRFCEELILWCSHEFQFVELTDTFSTGSSIMPQKKNPDMAELIRGKSGRVYGNLFSLLTVLKGLPLAYNKDLQEDKEGMFDTSHTVLTSLEIMAGMVATMKLNQEIMEQSTEKDFSNATELADYLASKGMPFRQAHEVVGKLVLDCTKQGIYLQDVPLEQYQKITPLIQSDIYQTLSSKTAIERRHSYGGTGFDQVKSAIERSKRKLESEEN; encoded by the coding sequence ATGGAAAAATTATGGGGTGGACGTTTTGAAGGAAAAAGTGAAGCATGGATCGATGCGTTCGGCGCTTCGATTCCTTTTGATCAAAAATTAGCCAAACAAGATATTATCGGGAGCTTAGCTCATGTAAAAATGTTAGCTAAGACAGGGATTTTAACGGCAGATGAAGCCGAACAAATCAGTTCAGGACTTACGACGATTCAAGAAAAACTGTTTGCCAGTGAACTGACATTCAGTATAGAAAATGAAGATATCCATTTAAATATTGAAAAACTGCTCCATGATGAAATCGGTCCAGTTGCAGGAAAATTGCATACAGGCCGCAGTAGAAATGATCAAGTCGCTACAGACATGCATCTTTATTTAAAAGAAATCGTTCAAGAAGTCATTAGCAAGATCCACTTATTCCGCCAAGTTTTAGTCCACAAAGCCGAAGACAATATTGAGACCATTATGCCTGGCTACACCCATTTACAACATGCACAACCGATTTCGTTTGCTCACCATATGATGGCTTATTACGGTATGTTGACACGTGATCAAGAACGTTTTTCTGAAAGTCTGAAGCGAATCGATATTTCCCCCTTAGGCTGTGCAGCACTTGCCGGCACGACTTTTCCAATCGATCGTGCTTATTCAGCTGAATTACTAGGTTTTTCTTCCATTTACGAAAATAGTCTAGACGGCGTAAGTGATCGGGATTTCATTTTAGAATTCCTTAGCAATAGTTCCATTCTAATGATGCATCTTTCCAGATTTTGCGAAGAACTCATTTTATGGTGCAGTCATGAGTTTCAATTTGTTGAACTAACAGATACTTTTTCTACAGGCAGCTCGATCATGCCACAAAAAAAGAATCCAGATATGGCAGAATTGATTCGGGGAAAGTCAGGTCGCGTATATGGCAATTTATTCAGCCTTCTAACGGTTTTAAAAGGATTACCGCTAGCTTATAACAAAGACCTGCAAGAAGACAAAGAGGGCATGTTTGATACGTCTCATACAGTTTTAACTAGTTTAGAGATCATGGCTGGCATGGTAGCGACGATGAAACTGAATCAAGAGATCATGGAACAATCCACTGAAAAAGATTTTTCAAATGCAACAGAACTAGCAGATTATCTAGCAAGCAAAGGAATGCCCTTTAGACAAGCTCATGAAGTTGTTGGAAAATTAGTTTTAGATTGTACAAAACAAGGCATTTATTTACAAGATGTTCCATTAGAACAATACCAAAAAATTACACCTTTGATCCAATCTGATATCTACCAAACCCTATCGTCAAAAACCGCCATTGAGCGTCGACATTCGTATGGCGGAACTGGGTTCGATCAAGTCAAATCCGCAATTGAACGCAGTAAGCGCAAATTAGAAAGCGAAGAAAACTAA
- a CDS encoding helix-turn-helix domain-containing protein — MDIKLELGKKIRLLREQKEMSREAFCDDELELTVRQLSRIESGESLPTLPKLTYISQRLFVPISHLIDESQMTLPKRYLELKMSLFRRPPQYNKEMEDKVESIFNEIYEQFYDILPEEEQLLVDVDQAIIDVHHSEKIDFGEGILSDYFFQVKNKTKYTDNDLIIANLYFHCSRYSDVDSKEFEQLVEKCLDQVNYASDVGVLILGQILIIVMGVYISIDEYGKVMNVIKIFNTIMKSTQDFHKKPVVDMLEGKCWLQKGEIEKAKQKYQDASLLARLHQEELLSKKIEEEWKLDLKESIFED, encoded by the coding sequence ATGGATATAAAATTAGAATTAGGAAAAAAAATACGCTTACTTCGTGAGCAAAAAGAAATGAGTAGAGAAGCTTTTTGTGATGATGAGTTAGAATTAACAGTCAGACAGCTTTCAAGAATTGAGTCAGGAGAATCTTTACCTACGTTACCCAAGCTTACATACATATCTCAACGATTATTTGTTCCAATTTCACATTTGATAGATGAAAGTCAAATGACCTTACCTAAGAGGTATTTAGAATTAAAAATGAGTTTGTTTAGGCGGCCGCCTCAGTATAATAAAGAGATGGAAGATAAAGTAGAATCTATTTTTAACGAAATCTATGAACAATTTTATGATATTTTACCTGAAGAGGAACAATTGTTAGTTGATGTTGATCAAGCAATCATTGATGTTCATCATTCAGAAAAAATAGACTTTGGTGAAGGGATTTTAAGTGATTACTTTTTTCAAGTAAAGAATAAAACAAAATATACAGACAATGATTTGATCATTGCTAACCTTTACTTTCATTGCAGTAGGTATTCAGATGTGGATAGTAAGGAATTTGAACAGTTAGTTGAGAAGTGTCTTGATCAAGTTAATTATGCTTCAGATGTCGGTGTCTTGATTCTGGGTCAAATTTTAATCATTGTCATGGGGGTATATATCAGTATAGATGAGTACGGGAAAGTTATGAATGTAATCAAGATTTTTAATACTATCATGAAGTCAACGCAAGATTTTCACAAAAAACCAGTTGTAGATATGCTAGAAGGAAAATGTTGGTTACAAAAGGGTGAAATTGAAAAAGCAAAACAAAAATATCAGGATGCTAGTTTATTAGCGAGGCTTCATCAAGAAGAGTTATTATCAAAAAAGATAGAAGAAGAATGGAAATTGGATTTAAAAGAAAGTATATTTGAAGACTAG
- a CDS encoding prepilin peptidase produces MLIIYFILGCVVGSFLCLVAERVPINRSIFFPASRCSFCQTKLKNFELIPIISILFLQFRCRHCKQQLSCLYLFSEGICGLLFVYNFSEGVSSFTIYRLLFLLMAFSLSLTDIYYFVVDPKLFYSFSLFLCINHLYLAQIFHWQLGLLTFMSLSLLNRLDTFCLGGGDVLLISIWGTLLGLHSQLLMLCIASSSGLIFYIFSNYVLKKEIYEIPFVPFLSFGLFFVWIM; encoded by the coding sequence ATGCTGATTATTTATTTTATCCTTGGGTGTGTAGTCGGTTCATTTCTTTGTTTAGTCGCAGAACGTGTGCCGATTAACCGATCAATATTTTTCCCAGCCTCACGCTGTTCATTTTGCCAGACTAAATTAAAGAACTTTGAGTTGATCCCGATCATTTCTATTTTATTTCTACAATTTCGCTGTCGTCATTGTAAACAACAGTTGTCTTGTCTTTATCTCTTTAGTGAGGGAATCTGTGGGTTATTATTTGTCTATAATTTCTCTGAAGGAGTCTCTAGTTTCACTATTTATCGTTTGCTTTTTTTGCTGATGGCATTTTCTCTCTCGCTAACTGACATTTACTACTTTGTTGTTGACCCGAAACTTTTTTATAGCTTTTCCCTGTTTCTATGTATTAACCATTTATATTTAGCTCAAATCTTTCATTGGCAATTGGGTTTACTTACTTTTATGAGCCTCTCACTCCTAAATCGATTAGACACATTCTGTTTAGGCGGTGGAGATGTTTTACTCATTAGTATTTGGGGAACTTTATTAGGTCTCCATTCACAATTACTCATGCTTTGTATTGCCAGCAGCAGCGGACTGATTTTTTATATTTTCTCGAACTATGTACTAAAGAAAGAAATTTACGAGATTCCATTTGTCCCTTTTCTTAGTTTTGGTTTGTTTTTTGTGTGGATTATGTAA
- a CDS encoding thioredoxin family protein, whose amino-acid sequence MKKKVIYGLLLLVLCASSLFSATKAYSLNNEMEKKEEELIISKNNYPEVYDFIDAMTVESFKNKIEKQEDFYVYVGRPTCGDCNAFEPELIELIEKYEIENQLKYLNVAKLRTQENEWETFKKNYDLLYTPTLAKFEQGKLVSKVEWSPESGISIKQVKKWIENNMEKVTN is encoded by the coding sequence ATGAAGAAAAAAGTTATTTACGGACTTCTTTTACTTGTCCTGTGTGCAAGCAGTTTATTCTCAGCTACAAAGGCATATTCATTAAATAATGAGATGGAGAAAAAAGAAGAAGAGTTAATCATTTCAAAAAATAACTATCCAGAAGTTTATGATTTTATCGATGCTATGACTGTGGAATCTTTTAAGAATAAAATTGAGAAACAAGAGGATTTCTATGTCTACGTTGGTCGCCCGACTTGTGGAGACTGTAATGCCTTTGAGCCAGAGTTGATCGAGTTGATTGAAAAATATGAAATTGAAAATCAACTCAAGTATTTAAATGTTGCAAAGTTGAGGACACAGGAAAATGAGTGGGAAACGTTCAAAAAAAACTATGATTTACTTTATACTCCTACTTTAGCAAAATTTGAACAAGGAAAGCTTGTTAGCAAAGTTGAGTGGTCACCAGAGTCAGGCATTTCAATCAAGCAAGTAAAAAAATGGATTGAAAACAACATGGAAAAAGTTACTAATTAA
- a CDS encoding DUF5105 domain-containing protein, giving the protein MKKLWIISLLLAGVFLTSCGSKGISAEDAGALFVDRLVYQKEENKFAKEFRDGEQVGKELDENSKTFEENFAKGLSSTGAKVPKKEADQLTNELLQQARQKTTYKIVQIDETKSGATITYYVTGLDLVSAMQEMTRQLVKDTLADPEIAKDEQKTLEATFSILEERVKAIKIKTDPVKMTLHLEKEKGKWFVPDNQKKAVSNLFMAFISGSKDIDTMNKELEEALNEVAKEIINSLDTITIPDSD; this is encoded by the coding sequence ATGAAAAAGTTATGGATTATCTCTTTGCTTTTAGCAGGAGTTTTTCTGACAAGTTGTGGATCTAAAGGGATCTCGGCGGAGGATGCGGGTGCGTTGTTTGTCGATCGTTTGGTTTATCAAAAAGAAGAAAATAAATTTGCTAAAGAATTTCGCGATGGTGAGCAAGTCGGTAAAGAGCTAGATGAAAATAGCAAAACTTTCGAAGAAAATTTTGCCAAAGGATTATCCTCTACAGGAGCAAAAGTTCCAAAAAAAGAGGCAGATCAGTTGACCAACGAACTTTTACAGCAAGCAAGACAAAAAACAACTTATAAAATCGTTCAAATAGATGAAACAAAAAGCGGAGCAACAATCACTTATTATGTTACTGGACTTGATCTTGTAAGTGCAATGCAGGAAATGACGAGGCAGCTAGTGAAAGACACCTTGGCTGATCCGGAAATAGCGAAGGACGAACAAAAAACACTAGAAGCAACTTTTTCTATCTTAGAAGAACGTGTCAAAGCAATCAAAATCAAAACAGACCCAGTTAAAATGACATTGCACTTGGAGAAAGAAAAAGGGAAATGGTTTGTGCCAGATAATCAAAAAAAAGCAGTATCTAATTTGTTTATGGCATTCATTTCAGGTTCAAAAGATATAGATACGATGAATAAAGAATTAGAGGAAGCATTGAATGAGGTTGCCAAAGAAATTATCAACTCATTGGATACTATAACGATACCTGATAGTGACTAA
- a CDS encoding ATP-binding cassette domain-containing protein, which produces MELIEKNNYLLKTNDLVKKYKEYQAVNEVSMTINKGDIYGFIGKNGAGKTTFIRLATRLIEKSSGSLSFNSENVLKMGAVIEGPACYPYLSAKDNLNYYAIQKNIKDKKRIDEVLAFVGLDKVDNKKLFKDYSLGMKQRLGIGLAILDQPEFLILDEPINGLDPQGIVEIREIIHRLNQEYSTTILISSHILTELSLVATRYGIINEGKLVKELTKEELENECGQNIVLTSSDNHQANKILASHDYYVEVHQNELYIKEKKENMETIAQLLFDHGIYLTNYYYKEENLEEYFLNLIEGGV; this is translated from the coding sequence ATGGAATTAATTGAAAAAAATAACTATCTATTAAAAACAAATGACTTGGTGAAGAAATATAAAGAGTATCAGGCTGTGAATGAAGTTTCAATGACTATCAATAAAGGGGATATTTACGGGTTTATCGGGAAAAATGGTGCTGGAAAAACAACCTTTATTCGCTTAGCAACAAGATTGATTGAAAAAAGCTCAGGGTCATTGTCTTTCAACTCAGAAAATGTGCTGAAGATGGGAGCGGTTATTGAAGGGCCGGCTTGTTATCCATATTTATCCGCCAAAGATAATTTAAATTATTATGCAATTCAAAAAAATATTAAAGACAAAAAGCGTATTGACGAGGTACTAGCATTTGTAGGACTCGATAAAGTCGACAATAAGAAACTTTTTAAGGATTATTCGTTGGGAATGAAACAACGACTTGGAATCGGCTTAGCTATTTTGGATCAACCAGAGTTTCTGATTTTAGATGAACCCATCAATGGATTAGATCCTCAAGGAATCGTTGAGATTAGGGAAATTATTCATCGATTGAATCAAGAGTATAGCACGACAATTTTGATCTCAAGTCATATTTTAACAGAGCTTTCATTGGTTGCCACTAGATACGGCATTATAAATGAAGGAAAGTTAGTCAAAGAATTGACGAAAGAAGAATTGGAAAATGAGTGTGGTCAAAATATTGTGCTAACAAGCTCAGATAATCATCAAGCAAATAAGATTTTAGCTAGTCATGATTATTATGTAGAAGTTCATCAAAATGAACTGTATATCAAGGAAAAGAAGGAAAATATGGAAACAATCGCTCAACTCTTATTTGACCATGGTATTTATTTAACAAATTATTATTACAAAGAAGAAAACTTAGAAGAGTACTTCTTAAATTTAATTGAAGGAGGAGTTTAA